From the Salipiger sp. CCB-MM3 genome, the window GGTCGGCAGCTTGAGCGCCTCGCCGAGATGGGCGCGGTCTTCGTCGCGGTCAAAGCCGGGCTCGTTGGTGGCCACCTCAAACAGCACGCCGCCGGGGCTGCGGAAGTAGATCGCGTAGAAGTAATCGCGGTCGATCTGCGGCGTGATCTGAAAGCCGTTCTCGGTCAGCGCGTTGCGCACCTCAAGCTGTGCCGCCCGGTCCTCGACGGCAAAGGCGATGTGGTGCACGCTGCCCGCGCCCTGACCGGCCCGGGGCACGTCCACGGTCTCGATGTCGATCGTGCCGGCACCATTGTGCTCGGGCAGCGAGAACCGCATGACCTTCTCTTGCCGGCATTCTTCCTGATAGCCCATGAAGCGCAGCAGCTCCGCCGTGGGGCCCGCGTCGCGCAGGCGCATCTGCACCGAATGGAAGCCGCGGATCGCCATATCTTCGCCGATCCCGCCGCCGGTCCACGGCGCGCGGCTGTCATCGGCTTCGACCAGAGCCAGCCCGTCGCCATCGGGGCCTTCAAACACCAGACGGTGCTCGCCATAGCGGTTGAGCCGCTCCAGCCCCTTCACGCCCGCCTCGGTCAGGCGCGCCTCCCAAGCGTCGAGCGAGCCTTCGGGCACGGCAAAGGCGGTGGTCGCCACCTCGCCGCTGCCCGGCTTGCCACGGGCGGCGTTGGGGAAGGGGAAATAGGTCATGACGGAGCCCGGCGTGCCGACCTCATCGCCGTAGTAGAGGTGGTAGACGTCGGGCGCGTCGAAGTTGACGGTCTTTTTCACCCGGCGCAGGCCGAGCGTGTGGGTGAAGAAATCATTGTTCCGAGACGCGCTGCTAGCCAGCGCAGTCACATGGTGCAGGCCTTTGATTTGCGTGAGCATGGTCTCTCTCCTGATACGGAATTGTCAGAGACATAGGAAGAAAGTGGTTAACAGAAAACAAACGCCACCGCGCGGAAGGGCTGCATCAGTGCACAGTAGGGGGCGTTTGGGGGAAAACGACAAAGCCCCGGCGCGATCTGCAGCCGGGGCCCGTCCTTTAGGTCAGGCGTCTGCCGGATGGGTCAGACGAAGAACTGCGCTCCGTTCGCGGAGATCGTCGAGCCGTTCACGAAGCCTGCCTTCTCATCCGCAAGGAAGACCACGCAGCGGGCGATCTCCTCGGGCTCGCCAAGGCGGCCTGCGGGGATCTGCGCGATGATCGACTCGCGCACCTTCTCGGGCACCGCCATAACCATCTCGGTGGCGATATAGCCCGGACAGATCGCGTTTGCGGTGATGCCGTAGCGCGCGCCTTCCTGCGCCAGCGACTTGATGATGCCAAGATCCCCGGCCTTGGTCGCGGCGTAGTTCACCTGTGCGAACTGGCCCTTCTGACCGTTGATCGACGAGATCACGATGACCCGGCCATATTTGCGCTCGCGCATGCCCGGCCAGATCGGGTGCACTGTGTTGAACACGCCGGTGAGGTTGGTGTTGATCACCTCGTTCCACTGCTGCGGCGTCATCTTGTGGAACGGCGCGTCGCGGGTGATGCCCGCGTTGGCCACCACCACGTCGATCGGGCCGAGGTCCGCCTCTACCTGAGCGATCCCGTCTTTGGACGCGTCGTAATCCGCAACGTCCCATTTGTAGGTCTTGATGCCCGTCGCTTCGGTGAAGGCTGCAGCCTTCTCGTCATTGCCAGCATAGGTCGCAGCCACCTCATACCCTTCGGCCTTAAGCGCCTTGGAAATCGCCTCCCCGATCCCTCGGCTCCCTCCCGTGACCAGTGCAACTTTCGCCATAGTATCCTCCAGTCCAGTCCGTCGTGATTTGAAAGCTTGTTATATTTTTGTTAACTTTTGAGTAACTTTGTTGCGCAGAAGTTTTCAGCTGTCCAGCATTTGTTGTGCATCACGGGCGCCTTGTGCCCAAGTGTCGCGCAATTTCTGAGGGTCGGTGAAATCGATCTTGTCTGCGGCGGTCTCTTGCGAGGGCCAGAGGTAGTGGCGGCCCTCCACCTCGGGCAGACGCTTATACTCACGGGTGAGCAGCACCATCGTCTCGCCCTCGTCCGGCTCTGGCAGCGGAGCCTGATCGGCCATGCCGCCGTCGACGACCCGGCGTCCCTCCCAAAGCGGCGGCTCGAACACCGGGGGGATCACCGCAGCGGCGCAAATCAGCTCGACGAGGCGGCCCTCGCGGGCGGCGGCATTGGCATCAATGAGATTGGCGGTCAGGCCCATCTTCTCGGCCCAGTTGAAATGCGGCGAGCCGACGAGGTGCAGCTCGGCCTCATAGGCGGCGGCGAGCGCGGTGCCGGTCATCGTCGGCAGTGGCGTCTCCGGCGGGTGGGCGATGAGAATCTGCAGCTGCGGACCCTCGGCGATCTTGCGCGCGGCCTCGGCGTCGATGACCTCGGCGACCACCTCGCAGTAAAGCTCTTGATGTGGGGTGATTCCGTTTTCGTCGGGGCGCAGCAGGTCGATATTGCTGTCCTGCTTTTCGAACGCGGCGCACATGCGGTCGAGCAGCCGTTCCTCGATTCCGGCGATATAGGCGCTGGAGGCGAGCGCGCCGCCGCTGACCCCGGTGATGCGCTGCGGGGTGGGGCGCTCGCGGTGCCGGCAAAGCTCGGTCATGAAGCCGCCCTGCCAGAAGCAGCGCAGCCCGCCGCCGGAAAAGACGATCTGCGCGGGGTCGCGGGGAATCCGCGGAATGTGTGGACCTGTCGTCATGGCCGCCTTTCGTGTCCTGAGTGTGGGCACGTGTGCCACGGGCGCCGGGCTGACGGGGTCAGCGGCGCCCGCGGCGATAGCTCAGTCGCGCTCGACGCAGAGGGCAACGCCCATGCCGCCGCCGATGCAGAGCGTTGCGAGGCCCTTCTTGGCGTCGCGGCGCTGCATTTCAAAGAGCAGCGTGTTGAGAATGCGCGCGCCCGACGCGCCGATCGGGTGGCCGATGGCGATGGCGCCGCCGTTCACGTTCACGATCGCCGGATCCCAGCCCATGTCCTTGTTCACGGCGCAGGCCTGCGCGGCAAAGGCTTCGTTGGCCTCGACCAGATCGAGGTCCTCGGGCTTCCAGCCTGCCTTCTCCAGCGCCTTGCGCGAGGCGTGGATCGGGCCGACGCCCATGATCGACGGATCGAGCCCGGCGGTGGCATAAGAGGCGATGCGCGCCAGCGGCTGGATGCCGCGCTTCTCGGCGTTCTCGGCGCTCATCAGCAGCACGCCGGCGGCGCCATCGTTGATGCCCGAGGCGTTGGCCGCGGTGACCGAGCCGTCTTTGGTGAAGGCCGGGCGCAGTTTCTGCATGGCTTCGATCGTGGCGCCGTGGCGGATGTACTCATCCTTGTCGACGGTGATGTCGCCCTTGCGGTGCTTGACCACGAAGGGGATCACCTCGTCGTCGAACTTCCCAGCGTTCTGCGCGGCCTCGGCCTTGTTCTGCGAAGCAACAGCGAATTCATCCTGCTGCTCGCGGCTGATCTGCCACTGTTCGGCGACGTTTTCGGCGGTCTGGCCCATGTGGTAGCCGTTGAACGCGTCCCACAGGCCGTCACGGATCATCGTGTCGATATATTTGACGTCGCCCATCTTGTGACCGGCGCGCAGATGCGCGGCGTGGGGCGAGAGGGTCATGTTCTCCTGACCGCCCGCGGCGACGATATCGGCGTCCCCCAGCAGGATGTGCTGGGCGCCCAGCATGACGGTGCGCAGGCCCGAGCCGCAGACCTGATTGATCGACCATGCGGCGCTTTCCTTGGGAAGACCGGCATTGATATGCGCCTGACGCGCCGGGTTCTGGCCCTGCGCGGCGGTCAGCACCTGACCGAGAATGGTCTCCGAGACCTCTCCCTTCTCGATTCCAGCGCGTGCCACCAGCGCTTCGAGCACGGCGGCCCCCAGATCATGCGCAGGTGTATTGGCAAAAGCGCCGCTAAAGCTGCCGACGGCGGTACGTGCGGCAGACGCGATTACGACATTGGTCATGAAGTTCTCCCTCCAAGCAAAGCGTGCAGTCGGAGTGCCCGTCCGCCGCCCTCGTGGCGGGGTCAGGGCCTCCGCGTATTGGCCTCACCGTTGTTGATAACGCGGGGATCCGCAACTGCACAGAGGCAGCTTCACGGTTTTGCGTTTGATAGCGCAATTCGTCGCAGTTTCAGAGGGTAGGGCGGGATCGTTCTAACGATTTTTGTCTTAACGATTAAGGGGGCCGCTCCGGCCCGCAACGTTTTGGGCGGCACTCTCTCGCCAGTCCGGGCTGACGGTGGGAGCGCCGTAGAAATACCCCTGCAGGCAGTCGATACCGCTGGCAGCGGCAGTTTGCGCGTCCTCCAGCGACTCGACAGATTCGGCGACGGTGAACATGTCGAACTCTTCCGCGATGGCGACGATGGCACGCGCCAGAACCTGATTGTCGGGATCGCGGGCGATGCCGCGAATGATCTGGCCGTCGATCTTTAGGATGTCGAAGGAGAAGCGTTTGAAATGACGCAGCGCGGTCTGCCCTGCGCCGAAGTCATCCATCGCGAAGGTGATGCCGCGGCGGTGCAGGTCGGCCATGAAGCCGATCACCAGTTCCGGCAGCAGCATGGCCGAGCTTTCGGTAATCTCGAGGATCAGCCGCTCTGCCACCGTAGGATCGGCGTTGATCCCCTTTTCCAGCACCTGCATCCAGCGCCGATAGCCGATCGAGCGGGCGGACATATTGATCGCAAGGCGCAGAACCGGGGTGCGGATCAGCTCTGCAAGGCCCTGTTCCAGCGCTATGCAATCCAGCAGCCGTCCCTCCTCGCGTTCTTCCATCTCGAAGATGAATTCGCGCGCGGGGACGATCCGGCCGGTTTCGTCCATGACCCGCAGCATGGCTTCATGAAAGGCGATCTGCTCTGTCGCGGCGGCGCGCACCACCGGCTGAAACACCAATAGCACCTGCCGATGGCGGATCGCCTCTCGCACGCGCTGCAGGATGTCGCGATCCCGCAGGTCCGTGGCTGTCGCAAGCAGATCGGTGGGCGGAGCTTTCGCCGCCTCGCGTGGGGCGGCGGGAAAGCTGGTGATCTGGGCGCCCCTTTGGTTTCGTTGGCCCGCTTTTCGCCGCTTGGCCCCAAACGCCGCGCCGCGCTCTGCGTCTGTTTTCGTCATCACGCTCTCCTGTCGCCGTCGTTGTCATGCTGCGCGCAGAGGGGTTAATTCCCGGCTAAGCCCGGCCCGGCGCAGAGCCGCGTGGCGAAATTGGCCGGGAAAAGCGGGCAGGGCGGGTTTGGCCTGTTGACTCCCCTGCCAAAGCCCATATAAGCGCGCGCTCATTGGTGTTGGTGGCCCCCGCAAGGGGATGCCTGTCGGCCTACGGGCAGGAGGACAACGCCCTTCGCAACTTATGAAGGAGATCAGCCGTGACCAAACGCACGTCTGCCAAGTACAAAATCGACCGCCGCATGGGCGAGAACATCTGGGGCCGTCCGAAGTCCCCGGTGAACAAGCGTGAATACGGCCCCGGCCAGCACGGTCAGCGCCGCAAAGGCAAAATGTCGGACTTCGGTCTGCAGCTGCGCGCCAAGCAGAAGCTCAAGGGCTACTACGGCGACATGACCGAGAAGCAGTTCCGCCGCATCTTCGCGGAAGCAGAGCGGATCAAGGGCGACACCGGTGAGCTGCTCATCGGCCTGCTCGAGCGCCGTCTCGACGCCGTTGTGTACCGCGCCAAATTCGTGCCGACCGTCTTCGCAGCGCGTCAGTTCGTGAACCACGGCCACGTGCTGGTGAACGGCAAGCGCGTGAACATCCCCTCCTACCGTGTGAAGGAAGGTGATGTGATCGAGGTCCGCGAGAAGTCGAAGCAAATGACCGTCCTGCTGGAAGCTGTTCAGCTCGCAGAGCGTGACGTGCCCGACTACATCGAGGCAGACCACTCCAAAATGTCCGCGACCTTCGTGCGCACTCCCGGCCTAGCCGACGTGCCCTACGCGGTTCAGATGGAACCGAACCTCGTCATCGAATACTACGCACAGAACTAATCCTTCTGTCCGTACGATGTTGGAAAGGCCGCGCTGCAAAGCGCGGCCTTTCTGCTTTCTGCGTCGTGCTGTTCGCGGTCACTCAATGAGTTGGTGAGAGGGGGCCTCAGCCCCCAGCCCTCAGCCTTCTGGCGCGAGGATCTTGCGGAACACCGTTTCCACATGGGTGTTCGCGGCGGCCCAGCCGGGCTCTTCGTCGGGCACCAGAACCCGTACCTGCGTGTCGAAATCCGCGAAATGCTGGGTCAGCGCCCAGATCGACATGATCAGTTGCTGCGGATCCTGCCGCGCCAGCTTGCCGCTCTCCATCCAGCCCGCGATCAGCGCACATTTCTCGTCAAACAGCGGTTTCAGGTCGCTCTGCAGATGCGGCAACATGCGCGGCGCGCCCTGAATGATCTCGGTGGCGAAGAGCCTGCTTTCGCGCGGATACTGGCGACTCATCTCCATCTTGCGCCGCACATAGCCGAGAATCTCCTCCATCGGCTCACCCTCGGGGTCCATTTCGCGCAGCGGATCGAGCCATTCGGTCATCAGCGCGTTGAGCAGGGCGACGTGGATCGCTTCCTTGCTGTCGAAATAATAGATGAGATTGGGCTTCGACATGCCCGCCGCCTCGGCGATCCGGTCGAGCGTGGCACCGCGAAATCCGTTTTGCGAGAATTCGTCCAGCGCCGCCTCCATGATCTTTCGGCGGTTTCGGATCTGGATCCGGCTGGGCTTTTTCGCGGGAGAAACGGGCATCCGGTTCCTGACTTGCTGTTTTTGCGGGCGCATCTGCCCGTTCGTTGTGCATATGCTGCGACTGTCGGAAGGGCACTTCGCGGAACCCTCCGGGGCGCATTGCAATCATGCCTTTACCAAACGGTAAAAAACACGCGGGAGACGCGCAAGCGCCTCATTGCAGGACATGCACATCGCAGGACAAGGCGACGAGGACAAGACTATGGCGGCACAGGGTATCGCAGCACAGGGCAAGAACCTTCGGATCAATGGCGACCGGCTGTGGGACAGCCTGATGGAGATGGCCAAGATCGGTCCGGGCGTGGCGGGCGGCAACAACCGCCAGACGCTGACCGACGAGGATGCCGAAGGCCGCGCGCTGTTTCAGCAATGGTGCGAAGCGGCGGGTATGACCATGGGGCTCGACGAGATGGGGACGATGTTCGCCACCCGCGCGGGCGAAGACCCCGAGGCGCTGCCGGTCTATATGGGCTCGCATCTCGACACCCAGCCCACGGGCGGCAAATACGACGGCGTGCTCGGCGTGCTTGCGGCGCTGGAGACGGTGCGCACGATGAACGATCTGGGGATCAAGACGAAGCACCCGATCGTCGTCACCAACTGGTCGAACGAAGAAGGCGGGCGCTTCGCCCCGGCGATGCTGGCCTCCGGCGTCTTTGCTGGGGTGCATGACCTCGCGTTCGCCTATGGACGCAAGGACCTCGAAGGCAAAACCTACGGCGAGGAGCTGGACCGCATCGGCTGGAAGGGCGACGAGACCGTCGGCGACCGCAAGATGCACGCCTATTACGAGCTGCACATCGAACAGGGACCGATCCTCGAGGCCGAGGGCAAGGACATCGGCGTGGTCACCCATTGTCAGGGCCTGTGGTGGCTCGAATTCACCCTGACCGGCCGCGCCGCGCACACTGGCTCGACGCCGATGGACATGCGGGTCAACGCAGGGCTGGCGATGAGCCGCATTCTCGAGATGGCGCAGGAGGTGGCCATGGCCGCGCAGCCGCACACGATGGCGGGCGTCGGCCAGATGACCTTCGAGCCCAACTCGCGCAATGTGCTGCCCGAGAAGGTGATCTTCACCGTAGATCTGCGCTCGCCCGATCAGGCCAAGCTCGACGGGATGCGGGCCGAGATCGAGAAACGCGCGCCCGAGATTTGCGCCGAGCTGGGCGTTGGCTGCGCGGTGGAGGCGGTGGGCCATTTCGACCCGGTCACCTTCACGCCAGAGCTTGTCGGCAATGTCCGCGCGGCGGCCGAGGCGCTGGGGTACTCGCATATGAATATCGTTTCTGGCGCCGGGCATGATGCCTGCTGGGCCGCCAAGGTCGCGCCGACCACGATGATCATGTGCCCCTGCGTCGGTGGCATCTCGCACAATGAGGCCGAGGAGATCTCGAAGGACTGGGCGACAGCGGGCACCGATGTGCTGCTGCATGCGGTACTGGAGACGGCGGAGGTCGTGGGCTGAAGCGGGGCGCTGCCCCGTCGGCGGCCCCGTCCACGACCCGGGGGCCGCGGACTCCCCGGGATATTTTCGCCAAGAGGAAGCCCGAACCCGCGCAGACCACAGGGAGAGAGACATGTCCACGGTGATCAAATCCACTGTGATCAAAGGCGGCACGATCGTCACCGCCGATCTGAGCTACGAGGCCGATGTGCTGGTCGAACACGGCCGGATTGCCGAGATCGGCCCGAACCTGAGCGGCGACGAGGTGCTCGACGCCTCGGGGTGCTACGTGATGCCCGGCGGGATCGACCCGCACACCCATCTCGAGATGCCCTTCATGGGCACCTATTCCGCCGATGATTTCGACAGCGGCACCCGCGCCGCGCTGGCGGGCGGCACCACTATGGTCGTCGACTTCGCGCTGCCGTCGCCGGGGCAGGGGCTGCTGGACGCGCTGCAGATGTGGGACAACAAGGCGGGCCGCGCCCATTGCGACTATTCCTTCCACATGGCGGTGACATGGTGGTCCGAGCAGGTCTGGCAGGAGATGCAGCAGGTGGTGGATCGCGGCATCACCACCTTCAAGCATTTCATGGCCTACAAGGGCGCGCTGATGGTGAACGACGACGAGCTTTTCGCCTCGTTCCGCCGCTGCGCCGAGCTCGGGGCAATCCCGCTGGTGCATGCCGAGAATGGCGACGTGGTGGCCGAGCTTTCGGCGCGGCTGTTGGCCGAGGGCAATACCGGCCCCGAGGCGCATGCCTATTCGCGCCCGCCGCAAGTCGAGGGCGAGGCGACGAACCGTGCCATCATGATCGCCGACATGGCGGGGGTGCCGCTCTACGTGGTGCATGTCAGCTGCGAAGAGAGCCATGAGGCCATCCGCCGCGCGCGGCAGGCGGGCAAACGGGTCTGGGGCGAGCCGCTGATCCAGCATTTGACGCTCGACGATAGCGAATACGCGAGCCCTGACTGGGATCATGCCGCGCGCCGGGTGATGTCGCCGCCGTTTCGCAACAAGCGCCATCAGGACAGCCTCTGGGCCGGGCTGGCGGCGGGCTCGCTGTCCTGCGTGGCGACGGACCATTGCGCCTTCACCACCGAGCAGAAACGCTACGGGTTGGGGGATTTCACCAAGATCCCCAATGGCACCGGCGGGCTCGAGGACCGTTTGCCGATGCTCTGGACGCAGGGCGTGGTGACGGGGCGGCTGACGCCGCAGGAGTTCGTCGCGGTGACCTCGACCAATATCGCCAAGATCCTCAACATCTACCCGCGCAAGGGGGCGATCCTCACCGGCGCGGACGCCGATATCGTGGTGCTCGATCCCAAGCGGGAGAAGGTGATCTCTGCAGGCAGCCAGCAATCGGCCATCGACTACAACGTCTTCGATGGCATGAAAGTGAGCGGCCTGCCGCGGTTCGTGCTGAGCCGGGGCCGGGTCTCGGTGACCGAAGGCGCGATGAGCTCGCAAGAGGGCCATGGGCAGTTCGTCGCCCGCCCACCCTCGGGGCCGGTCAACAAGGCACTCAGCGCGTGGAAAGACCTGACCGCGCCGCGCCCGGTGGCGCGCGGCGGCATCCCCGCCAGCGGCGTCTGAGCGTGGCCGGGGAAGAGGCAAGGCAAGGAACAGGGCAGGGGGCCGCCAGACGCCTCCGCCGGAAGAACAGGGAAGGCAAGAGATGAGACAGACACAAGCGGTCCATGCGGACATGCCGCCGGTGATCTCGGCGCAGGGGCTGAACCTCGTGTTCGAGACCGGCGACGGCCCGGTGCAGGCGCTGAAAGACGTCGATCTGAAGATCGGCAAGGGCGATTTCGTCTCCTTCATCGGCCCCTCGGGCTGCGGCAAGACCACCTTCCTGCGGGTGATGGCTGACCTCGAGACGCCGACCTCGGGCACGGTGCTGGTCAACGGCGTGACACCGGAAGCGGCCCGCAAGGCCCGTGCCTATGGCTATGTGTTTCAGGCCGCGGGGCTCTACCCGTGGCGTACGATCGGCGGCAACATCCGCCTGCCGCTGGAGATCATGGGCTATTCGAAAGCCGATCAGGCCGAGCGGGTGCAGCGCGTGCTGGATCTGGTCGAGCTGTCGGGCTTTGAGAAGAAATACCCCTGGCAGCTGTCGGGCGGGATGCAGCAGCGGGCTTCCATTGCGCGGGCTCTCGCCTTCGACGCGGACATTTTGCTCATGGACGAGCCCTTCGGAGCGCTTGACGAGATCGTCCGGGATCACCTCAACGAGCAACTTCTGGCGCTTTGGGCGCGGACCCAGAAGACAATCTGCTTCGTCACCCATTCGATCCCCGAGGCGGTGTATCTGTCGACCAAGATCGTCGTCATGTCGCCGCGCCCGGGCCGGATCACCGACGTGATCGAGAGCCCGCTGCCGAAAGAGCGCCCGCTGGATATCCGTGACACGCCGGAATTCCTCGAGATCGCCCACCGCGTGCGCGAGGGGCTGCGGGCGGGGCATGCCTATGACTGAGTTGCCTATGACTGAGCTGCCAGTGACTGATGCCGAACTGACCAACACGCAAACTGCACCGCGTGCAGCCAGCGCTGCGACCCGGAGCGCGCTGCTTTTGCGCCGCGCCCCGGTGCCGCCCCGCAGATTGTCTCGGAACGCGGGCTCCCCTTTCACCTTTCGCGGTCATCGGCTCTCCAGCCTGTACCGCGGAGATAGGGAAACACTTAAACCTTTCATCTCTCTAAAAATACTCAAGGAGCACCGGAACCCGCAGGGAGAGGGGGATGAGTATTTGAGGAAAGATGAAAGCTGCAGGGGGTCAAGATGACCGATCTTCAGGTAAGGCGCGCGGGCGAGGCCGACATTCCGGGCTGCGCCGCGGTGGTCAACGGCTGGATCGATGCGACGCCGTGGTTTCCGCGGATCTTTTCGGAGAGCGAGATCGAAGGGTTCATCCGCGAGGCCTTTACCGAGCGCGAGATCTGGGTGAGCGGAGAACCGATCGAGGCCTATCTGTCGCTCGACCCTGCCACGCTGAAGGTCGGCGCGCTCTATTGCGCGCGGACCGGGGCAGGACTGGGCAAGGCGCTTCTGGATCGCGCCAAGGACGGGCGAGAGAGGCTGTGGTTGCACACCCACGCGCCGAACCTTGCCGCGCAGCGCTTCTACCGCCGCGAGGGCTTCGTCGAGACCGGCCGTATCGCGCCGGAGCCGCCGGAGACCGTCGAGGAGATCAGCATGGAGTGGACGCGATGAAGAAGATCGTTCCCGTTCTGACCGTC encodes:
- a CDS encoding VOC family protein, producing the protein MLTQIKGLHHVTALASSASRNNDFFTHTLGLRRVKKTVNFDAPDVYHLYYGDEVGTPGSVMTYFPFPNAARGKPGSGEVATTAFAVPEGSLDAWEARLTEAGVKGLERLNRYGEHRLVFEGPDGDGLALVEADDSRAPWTGGGIGEDMAIRGFHSVQMRLRDAGPTAELLRFMGYQEECRQEKVMRFSLPEHNGAGTIDIETVDVPRAGQGAGSVHHIAFAVEDRAAQLEVRNALTENGFQITPQIDRDYFYAIYFRSPGGVLFEVATNEPGFDRDEDRAHLGEALKLPTQHAHLREQLEQRLEPID
- the phbB gene encoding acetoacetyl-CoA reductase; this encodes MAKVALVTGGSRGIGEAISKALKAEGYEVAATYAGNDEKAAAFTEATGIKTYKWDVADYDASKDGIAQVEADLGPIDVVVANAGITRDAPFHKMTPQQWNEVINTNLTGVFNTVHPIWPGMRERKYGRVIVISSINGQKGQFAQVNYAATKAGDLGIIKSLAQEGARYGITANAICPGYIATEMVMAVPEKVRESIIAQIPAGRLGEPEEIARCVVFLADEKAGFVNGSTISANGAQFFV
- a CDS encoding patatin-like phospholipase family protein, translating into MTTGPHIPRIPRDPAQIVFSGGGLRCFWQGGFMTELCRHRERPTPQRITGVSGGALASSAYIAGIEERLLDRMCAAFEKQDSNIDLLRPDENGITPHQELYCEVVAEVIDAEAARKIAEGPQLQILIAHPPETPLPTMTGTALAAAYEAELHLVGSPHFNWAEKMGLTANLIDANAAAREGRLVELICAAAVIPPVFEPPLWEGRRVVDGGMADQAPLPEPDEGETMVLLTREYKRLPEVEGRHYLWPSQETAADKIDFTDPQKLRDTWAQGARDAQQMLDS
- a CDS encoding acetyl-CoA C-acetyltransferase → MTNVVIASAARTAVGSFSGAFANTPAHDLGAAVLEALVARAGIEKGEVSETILGQVLTAAQGQNPARQAHINAGLPKESAAWSINQVCGSGLRTVMLGAQHILLGDADIVAAGGQENMTLSPHAAHLRAGHKMGDVKYIDTMIRDGLWDAFNGYHMGQTAENVAEQWQISREQQDEFAVASQNKAEAAQNAGKFDDEVIPFVVKHRKGDITVDKDEYIRHGATIEAMQKLRPAFTKDGSVTAANASGINDGAAGVLLMSAENAEKRGIQPLARIASYATAGLDPSIMGVGPIHASRKALEKAGWKPEDLDLVEANEAFAAQACAVNKDMGWDPAIVNVNGGAIAIGHPIGASGARILNTLLFEMQRRDAKKGLATLCIGGGMGVALCVERD
- a CDS encoding EAL domain-containing protein, with translation MTKTDAERGAAFGAKRRKAGQRNQRGAQITSFPAAPREAAKAPPTDLLATATDLRDRDILQRVREAIRHRQVLLVFQPVVRAAATEQIAFHEAMLRVMDETGRIVPAREFIFEMEEREEGRLLDCIALEQGLAELIRTPVLRLAINMSARSIGYRRWMQVLEKGINADPTVAERLILEITESSAMLLPELVIGFMADLHRRGITFAMDDFGAGQTALRHFKRFSFDILKIDGQIIRGIARDPDNQVLARAIVAIAEEFDMFTVAESVESLEDAQTAAASGIDCLQGYFYGAPTVSPDWRESAAQNVAGRSGPLNR
- the rpsD gene encoding 30S ribosomal protein S4, translating into MTKRTSAKYKIDRRMGENIWGRPKSPVNKREYGPGQHGQRRKGKMSDFGLQLRAKQKLKGYYGDMTEKQFRRIFAEAERIKGDTGELLIGLLERRLDAVVYRAKFVPTVFAARQFVNHGHVLVNGKRVNIPSYRVKEGDVIEVREKSKQMTVLLEAVQLAERDVPDYIEADHSKMSATFVRTPGLADVPYAVQMEPNLVIEYYAQN
- a CDS encoding TetR family transcriptional regulator C-terminal domain-containing protein; translation: MPVSPAKKPSRIQIRNRRKIMEAALDEFSQNGFRGATLDRIAEAAGMSKPNLIYYFDSKEAIHVALLNALMTEWLDPLREMDPEGEPMEEILGYVRRKMEMSRQYPRESRLFATEIIQGAPRMLPHLQSDLKPLFDEKCALIAGWMESGKLARQDPQQLIMSIWALTQHFADFDTQVRVLVPDEEPGWAAANTHVETVFRKILAPEG
- a CDS encoding Zn-dependent hydrolase, coding for MAAQGIAAQGKNLRINGDRLWDSLMEMAKIGPGVAGGNNRQTLTDEDAEGRALFQQWCEAAGMTMGLDEMGTMFATRAGEDPEALPVYMGSHLDTQPTGGKYDGVLGVLAALETVRTMNDLGIKTKHPIVVTNWSNEEGGRFAPAMLASGVFAGVHDLAFAYGRKDLEGKTYGEELDRIGWKGDETVGDRKMHAYYELHIEQGPILEAEGKDIGVVTHCQGLWWLEFTLTGRAAHTGSTPMDMRVNAGLAMSRILEMAQEVAMAAQPHTMAGVGQMTFEPNSRNVLPEKVIFTVDLRSPDQAKLDGMRAEIEKRAPEICAELGVGCAVEAVGHFDPVTFTPELVGNVRAAAEALGYSHMNIVSGAGHDACWAAKVAPTTMIMCPCVGGISHNEAEEISKDWATAGTDVLLHAVLETAEVVG
- the hydA gene encoding dihydropyrimidinase; translation: MSTVIKSTVIKGGTIVTADLSYEADVLVEHGRIAEIGPNLSGDEVLDASGCYVMPGGIDPHTHLEMPFMGTYSADDFDSGTRAALAGGTTMVVDFALPSPGQGLLDALQMWDNKAGRAHCDYSFHMAVTWWSEQVWQEMQQVVDRGITTFKHFMAYKGALMVNDDELFASFRRCAELGAIPLVHAENGDVVAELSARLLAEGNTGPEAHAYSRPPQVEGEATNRAIMIADMAGVPLYVVHVSCEESHEAIRRARQAGKRVWGEPLIQHLTLDDSEYASPDWDHAARRVMSPPFRNKRHQDSLWAGLAAGSLSCVATDHCAFTTEQKRYGLGDFTKIPNGTGGLEDRLPMLWTQGVVTGRLTPQEFVAVTSTNIAKILNIYPRKGAILTGADADIVVLDPKREKVISAGSQQSAIDYNVFDGMKVSGLPRFVLSRGRVSVTEGAMSSQEGHGQFVARPPSGPVNKALSAWKDLTAPRPVARGGIPASGV
- a CDS encoding ABC transporter ATP-binding protein, coding for MRQTQAVHADMPPVISAQGLNLVFETGDGPVQALKDVDLKIGKGDFVSFIGPSGCGKTTFLRVMADLETPTSGTVLVNGVTPEAARKARAYGYVFQAAGLYPWRTIGGNIRLPLEIMGYSKADQAERVQRVLDLVELSGFEKKYPWQLSGGMQQRASIARALAFDADILLMDEPFGALDEIVRDHLNEQLLALWARTQKTICFVTHSIPEAVYLSTKIVVMSPRPGRITDVIESPLPKERPLDIRDTPEFLEIAHRVREGLRAGHAYD
- a CDS encoding GNAT family N-acetyltransferase is translated as MTDLQVRRAGEADIPGCAAVVNGWIDATPWFPRIFSESEIEGFIREAFTEREIWVSGEPIEAYLSLDPATLKVGALYCARTGAGLGKALLDRAKDGRERLWLHTHAPNLAAQRFYRREGFVETGRIAPEPPETVEEISMEWTR